In the Leptospira sp. WS4.C2 genome, one interval contains:
- a CDS encoding calcium/sodium antiporter encodes MDAFLTATFQTLPLPVLLLVIIGSILVLGKAADVLVDEAVSLSTRWGVPKMIIGATIVSLGTTLPEVSVSVLSALEGNPGIALGNAVGSIICDTGLILGIAILISPPDIDKRLVNRQGWIQVLSGFLLVFAALPWANLTSVFSTGGRIDQGTGFVFLLLLAVYIYLSIRWSRSKPGELEAGIDDTTEYDSAPFWIVLLKLVTAITFVILSSKVLIPSVQETAVRLSIPDSIIGATLVAFGTSLPELVTAIQASRRGHSELAVGNIIGADILNVLFVSGAAAAVTRNGLEAPVSFFTFYFPSMLIVLILFRLGIVFSKDKIKRPFGVFLLFIYILATAAGFVFKG; translated from the coding sequence ATGGATGCATTTCTTACTGCAACTTTTCAAACCCTTCCCTTACCAGTTCTTTTACTCGTCATCATTGGCTCCATCCTAGTTTTGGGTAAAGCCGCTGACGTTCTAGTCGACGAGGCAGTCTCTCTTTCCACTCGTTGGGGAGTTCCCAAAATGATCATTGGGGCCACCATCGTAAGTTTGGGCACAACCCTACCCGAAGTTTCCGTATCGGTGCTTTCTGCCCTCGAAGGAAATCCAGGAATTGCTCTTGGAAATGCTGTTGGTTCCATCATCTGTGATACTGGCCTCATTTTGGGAATCGCCATCTTAATTTCGCCACCTGATATTGACAAACGACTTGTGAATCGCCAAGGTTGGATCCAAGTCCTTTCTGGATTTTTACTGGTTTTTGCTGCCCTTCCTTGGGCGAACCTAACGTCCGTATTCTCTACAGGAGGACGGATCGACCAAGGAACTGGATTTGTATTTTTACTACTTCTTGCCGTTTACATTTATTTGAGTATCCGTTGGTCTAGATCCAAACCGGGAGAATTGGAAGCAGGAATTGATGACACAACCGAATACGATTCCGCACCCTTTTGGATTGTCTTATTAAAATTAGTGACAGCTATCACATTTGTGATCCTTTCCTCAAAAGTCTTGATTCCTTCCGTCCAAGAAACAGCCGTTAGACTCTCGATTCCTGATTCCATCATTGGAGCAACACTTGTTGCCTTTGGAACTTCGCTTCCTGAACTTGTCACTGCCATCCAAGCATCAAGACGGGGACATTCGGAACTTGCCGTGGGAAATATCATCGGTGCGGATATCTTGAATGTTCTTTTTGTATCAGGGGCTGCCGCTGCTGTCACAAGAAATGGACTCGAAGCCCCGGTGAGTTTCTTTACATTTTACTTTCCTTCGATGCTCATTGTACTTATCCTGTTCCGCTTAGGAATAGTTTTCTCCAAAGACAAAATCAAACGACCATTTGGTGTATTTTTACTGTTCATCTACATTCTTGCCACTGCCGCAGGATTTGTTTTTAAAGGTTAA